A window of the Arachis duranensis cultivar V14167 chromosome 5, aradu.V14167.gnm2.J7QH, whole genome shotgun sequence genome harbors these coding sequences:
- the LOC107488119 gene encoding protein FAR-RED IMPAIRED RESPONSE 1-like, which produces MAMARYSYTPEDRLGNLFWVDGLSRADYQLFEDESGSTYTWLLKNFLDIMLGKSPTVVVTDGDEGMKEEFKKCMYGKWHPDEFELRWPKMVDTFGLQNNDWVNIQYAKKKNWASSYLMDKFCAGFRTISQCEGINNYVKIFINSRHCLLNLVTNLERVVRDYRNNEMVAQFKTIYGEAVLTTGLTNLEHSAAEAYMKEIYGLVKKAIQAVVALELIKDRSISTTMIYKVYHNENRDRLYTVMYDRNDKNIECECKRWNSEGIPCRHMFYVMK; this is translated from the exons ATGGCGATGGCACGCTATAGTTATACCCCTGAAGATAGATTGGGCAACTTATTTTGGGTAGATGGATTGTCTAGGGCTGATTACCAGTTGTTTG AGGATGAATCAGGATCGACTTACACATGGTTGTTGAAGAACTTTTTGGATATTATGCTGGGTAAATCTCCTACTGTTGTGGTAACTGATGGAGATGAAGGCATGAAAGAGG AATTTAAAAAGTGCATGTATGGTAAGTGGCATCCCGATGAGTTCGAGCTCCGTTGGCCTAAGATGGTGGATACTTTTGGTCTGCAAAATAATGACTGGGTTAACATTCAATATGCTAAGAAGAAAAATTGGGCTAGCTCTTACTTGATGGATAAATTTTGTGCTGGGTTTAGGACTATCTCACAATGTGAGGGCATCAACAATTAtgtaaaaattttcattaacTCTCGTCATTGTCTGTTGAACTTGGTGACTAATCTTGAACGTGTTGTTCGAGATTACAGGAACAATGAAATGGTTGCCCAATTCAAGACTATCTATGGTGAAGCTGTGTTGACCACCGGTTTAACCAATCTTGAACATAGTGCTGCAGAAGCATACATGAAGGAAATATACGGGTTGGTTAAAAAGGCGATTCAGGCCGTGGTTGCACTTGAGTTAATAAAAGATCGAAGTATATCCACAACAATGATTTATAAGGTGTATCATAATGAGAATAGGGATCGCTTATACACTGTTATGTATGATCGCAATGACAAGAATATAGAGTGTGAATGCAAAAGATGGAATAGTGAGGGAATTCCTTGTAGACATATGTTTTATGTCATGAAATGA